In Glycine soja cultivar W05 chromosome 10, ASM419377v2, whole genome shotgun sequence, the genomic stretch caacAGCTTGCTCATATCCGTTAGGAATCAATACCACACaggaatttgattaaatttgtcAAGCCATATAGTGGAATGTTGGATAGTTTTACATGTGCAAATTGCATGAGAAAACCACATCACACTAAAACCAAAGCAGAAAGAAAGGCAAGAGAAAATAAATCTGTACTTGATTTGAGTTCAACCtacagaaaataaatattaaggtTTCTTCACAAAGGAAACTACACATTAAGTTTGTAAGCACCAACCCACCTGGAGAGCTAAGTGCATAGGTATATCTACAACAATGACATTGCTTGAAGCATATACATTCCACTAAATATTGAATATTTCCCATTTACTATCTATTAGCGCTTATGACtaatatttaatgaaagttTAGTATGTCACTGATCTTCGGAATATATTAGTAAGATGGGTAAGAGATTGGGCTACTTTAATCAAAGCGGCGTGACCTAGAACGGCTAATGCTATCCAATGTTGCCCCAAAAGCTCTCCTGCTGTATTCATAATTGTTGCCACTATAGTGAGATCCATACCCACTAGATTGGTCAGTTACACGAGAAGGAAGAACTGGCattggatttaaaaaaaataaaattgctcAGCATGAGTTAAACTATGTTCTAATAAGATTCTTATATTGTCAAAtgtcaataaaaaatcaatctAGACGTGAAAGAAATTTTAGCAGGTGAGTAAGTGAATGCATTACCTTGGGAATAATTTACTGGATGATCTGAAAATCGGTCAGGAGTTGATAGCCTAGCAGAGTGCTGAAAATTTTCTGAATTGTTTATAGACACTGGATATGGCCTTGGTCTTTGAGAAGAATTTGATGTGGGGGTAATTGCTGTAGAACCATTAGAGGTAGTTTTGTCTCTCCCAGATATCTGTTTAATGGAAGACCGTACATGTCATTAACAAAGCTCAGCACTGGgacaaaaaactaaaatttcaattaCTATTTATCACGTGGATTGGCAATCAAAATGAAGCCCTGTTATATGATGTCCCAATGTATTGTTGGATACTTGGAAGCGTCTCTAGATTCACAAATGGCGCATGGACAGAATGAAACAACACATTAGTTCTGTTCCATTCTTCTTTGTTTCactaaaaattacttttgtttAACCACATCcttttttgttctattttagAATATACCAAACAGAGAATAAAACTCTTGTTTCGTTCTATTCTTAACATGTACACCAAACAGAACAAAATGGAGTGTTCTGTTTTCCTAGGTTTCAACCTTTTAAATGAAACCAAGATGTATAGATCTTGCAAACTTCCACTCAACAAAGCTAAATTTTCATTCAACAATttcaaataaagattaaaaatatccaGTACTCAACAGATTGAGAGCAGAGATGTCAAGAACGCACCGCAAACTTAAGTGTTCTGTTGTACAGTGTTATGAGGCCTGAGAAAAGCCGGACAGCATAGTCTGCAATCTCCTCAGTTTCATATTCTGCAAAGGCAAAACCTTTTGGTTTCTCTGATTCCTTATCTTTAGGAATGTGCAAGTCTACCACTCTTCCTGCTTGAATTAATATATCATACAAGACCCTGTCCGTCACCCTCTCATCCAGATTGCCTGAGTCAAACAGAAGTAACCAAATCAGCTAGCAAAACATCCATTCTTCATGCATCGAATATAGCATAGCATAGATACATAAGAAGACCTTCAGTGGAGATCTATTTATCAATGATCCCACCAGCAAACTAAATATAAACAGAAATTTCATCTCTCTCCTTAAAGGCTATCTTATCTTCTTCCCATAGtactttccctctttttcttcctttgaaTATTCCTTCCAATGAAATCTtctcaacacaaaaaaaaaatcctatctGTATTTGTTTACTACAAACAAAGATTATAGTAGTGTGCAGACAATGTAATGAATCAACTTAATCTTCAACTTCTCCCCCTTCAACAACATATCTCCATAAAAAGATCACAATTTATTCTTCCTTGTCCTAACCAgaatttttaacataaataataacagcatggaaataaaattacaagtgAAGAACACCTCACATATATCTGCCACTTTGTTTCAAACAACAGGTGAAAGATATTGACATTTGACAATGTTCAAATATATGCTCTCAGTGTTCCTA encodes the following:
- the LOC114372481 gene encoding RNA-binding protein 7-like, with amino-acid sequence MSGNSNCSVYIGNLDERVTDRVLYDILIQAGRVVDLHIPKDKESEKPKGFAFAEYETEEIADYAVRLFSGLITLYNRTLKFAISGRDKTTSNGSTAITPTSNSSQRPRPYPVSINNSENFQHSARLSTPDRFSDHPVNYSQVLPSRVTDQSSGYGSHYSGNNYEYSRRAFGATLDSISRSRSRRFD